The Styela clava chromosome 2, kaStyClav1.hap1.2, whole genome shotgun sequence genome contains a region encoding:
- the LOC144419847 gene encoding uncharacterized protein LOC144419847: MMEKSLWDADAGITLSGANKYRNINPAGQSQALAEQSKELLQESKAKHQAMVAQVIDGWRGETDIEVNNAGNFYDEESFISSGVQCIEPQRRNFLDSLMCGWDEEECEETTEDQCSKLCRIETVSAYRWESPRNNSPEKSLFYYRLVESYVPLKYSVTKFCPCSKKAVDDSKASLPSSSEKGSLTEDCRPKVKSCINHDCKDMNEKDLVKGNGSMPISIINAKSGQNQE, from the exons ATGATGGAAAAGAGTTTATGGGATGCTGATGCAGGCATTACGTTATCAG GTGccaacaaatacagaaatattaacCCAGCTGGTCAATCTCAGGCATTGGCTGAACAAAGCAAAGAACTTCTGCAAGAAAGCAAAGCCAAACATCAAGCCATGGTGGCTCAG GTTATTGATGGGTGGAGAGGAGAGACAGATATTGAGGTTAATAATGCAGGAAATTTTTACGATGAAGAAAGTTTTATTTCAAGTGGAGTTCAGTGCATTGAGCCACAGAGGAGAAATTTCCTCGATTCTTTAATGTGTGGATGGGATGAGGAAGAATGTGAAGAAACCACAGAGGATCAATGTTCAAAATTGTGCAGAATAGAAACAGTTTCAGCTTATAGATGGGAATCACCAAGAAACAATTCACCAGAAAAAAGTCTTTTCTATTACAGACTTGTAGAATCTTATGTTCCATTAAAATATTCCGTCACCAAATTTTGCCCATGCAGTAAAAAAGCAGTTGATGATTCTAAAGCTAGTTTGCCATCATCAAGTGAGAAAGGTTCCTTGACGGAAGATTGTAGACCGAAAGTTAAATCATGTATTAACCATGACTGCAAAGATATGAATGAAAAAGACCTAGTCAAGGGGAACGGTAGCATGCCAATTTCGATCATAAACGCCAAATCAGGCCAAAATCAAGAGTAG